In Oncorhynchus kisutch isolate 150728-3 linkage group LG7, Okis_V2, whole genome shotgun sequence, one DNA window encodes the following:
- the LOC109894582 gene encoding serine/arginine repetitive matrix protein 1-like isoform X2 — protein MDAGFFRGTSAEQDNRFSNKQKKLLKQLKFAECLEKKVDMTKVNLEVIKPWITQRVTEILGFEDDVVIEFIFNQLEEKHPDSKMMQINLTGFLNGKNAREFMRDLWPLLLSAQDNIAGIPSAFLEQKKEEIKQRQIEQEKLASLKKIDEKENRERESPRRRKSRSQSPRRRSPVKRERKRSHSRSPRRKPSPSSSPPLTAPAVTLVSVTLPQSTEEPQPEPDTSESAVPEPVIQEASSTSDLVKPHTVVVVPDSVMKVKEPSPGKASKKEERPKPREKDGRRDRPRHRSRSHSRRRPKSRSRSYSPRRRPSPRRRMSPRRRSPPRRGPPGPRHRRSRSPVRRRRSRSPSSGSSSSAPRSPQKAVKRTSTTPPRKQPRGHAADPSLSPSRRRAPNGSPPGKARRSASPRARKGRSSASPSRSAGSKKKLGSRNDSLSPVPKPRHSEASESEGATADPVQQRRQYRRQNRETSSDTGSSSSSEDEGSKRPGGGPAARNGNVRRRRSRSPSSPRRRHRDGSPRKRRSLSPGGRRSPPRRRRSPSPPRRRSPSPPPRRRSPSPRRYSPPIQRRYSPTPLGPQKRRLSGSPPPKCLSPMHKRRPSRSPKRRSPPPQKRRTPPLPTSPPRHRRSPMLPSNRPGRGTRSPPAVHSNRLSPSPANRGRAMRGSASPQGRFDSSGTSPPGQRRQVSPSHSNRAIRRVSRTPEPRKNQRASQSPQPMRRASSRSPSGSPKPGALKRPAPASGFPSSGCSASGSPSAPLAKKASSGSGSPSPNKNSDTEAGGKKNKKHKKEKKHKKDKKHKKHKKHKKEKIGVLVAAGDGQENLGMEEDVDSDHKKCLLCAQIGELRHKQGIRQ, from the exons ATGGACGCGGGATTCTTCCGC GGCACAAGTGCAGAACAGGACAATCGCTTCAGCAACAAGCAGAAGAAACTTCTAAAGCAACTGAAATTTGCAGAATGTCTGGAAAAGAAG GTGGATATGACCAAGGTGAACCTGGAAGTCATCAAACCTTGGATCACTCAGCGAGTGACGGAGATCCTGGGGTTCGAGGATGATGTCGTCATAGAATTCATATTTAACCAGCTAGAAGAAAAG CACCCGGACAGTAAGATGATGCAGATCAACCTGACGGGCTTCCTGAATGGAAAGAATGCCAGAGAGTTTATGAGGGACCTGTGGCCTCTGCTGCTCAGTGCCCAGGACAACATTGCCGGTATCCCCTCTGCCTTCCTGGAACAGAAGAAAGAGGAGATCAAACAGAGACAG ATTGAGCAGGAGAAGCTTGCCTCTCTGAAGAAGATTGATGAGAAGgaaaacagagaaagggagagcccCAGAAG GAGGAAGTCAAGGTCACAGTCTCCACGGCGACGGTCtccagtgaagagagagagaaagcggagTCACTCCCGCTCCCCGAGGCGTAAGCCCAGTCCCAGCAGCTCCCCTCCACTAACAGCCCCAGCCGTCACCCTGGTCAGTGTTACATTGCCCCAGAGCACTGAGGAGCCCCAGCCAGAGCCAGACACCTCTGAGAGCGCCGTACCTGAGCCAGTCATTCAGGAGGCCTCTTCCACCAG TGATTTGGTGAAGCCGCACACTGTGGTTGTGGTACCTGACTCTGTGATGAAGGTCAAAGAACCCTCCCCAGGTAAGGCTTCTAAAAAGGAGGAGAGGCCCAAGCCCAGGGAGAAGGACGGCAGGAGGGACAGGCCCCGCCACCGCTCTCGCTCCCATTCCCGCAGACGACCTAAATCGCGGTCCAGATCTTACTCCCCACGCCGGAGGCCGAGCCCCAGGAGACGAATGTCCCCTCGTCGTAGGAGCCCCCCCAGACGTGGCCCCCCAGGCCCCAGACACAGGCGCAGTCGCTCCCCTGTCCGCAG GCGGCGCTCTCGCTCCCCATCCTCTGGGAGCAGCTCCTCCGCGCCTCGCTCACCTCAGAAGGCCGTGAAGAGAACGTCAACCACACCTCCTAGGAAACAGCCCCGCGGCCACGCAGCTGATCCCTCCCTCAGCCCCTCCAGGAGAAGAGCCCCCAATGGTAGCCCCCCTGGGAAGGCCCGACGCTCTGCCTCCCCTCGGGCTAGAAAGGGCCGGTCCTCAGCCTCCCCGTCCAGATCAGCTG GTTCAAAGAAGAAACTAGGATCAAGGAATGATTCACTGTCTCCTGTTCCAAAACCCAGGCATTCTGAGGCATCGGAATCAG AGGGGGCTACCGCAGATCCTGTGCAGCAGCGACGTCAGTATCGCAGGCAGAATCGGGAGACGTCTTCAG ATACTGGATCATCCTCCTCATCAGAGGACGAGGGGTCCAAGAGGCCGGGCGGAGGGCCAGCGGCGAGGAACGGGAATGTCAGGAGGAGGCGCAGtcgctccccctcctcccccaggaGACGACACAGGGACGGCTCCCCCAG AAAAAGACGCTCCCTCTCCCCTGGAGGCCGCCGATCTCCCCCACGCCGTCGCAGATCTCCCTCTCCTCCGAGACGCAG gtctccctctccacctcctcgcAGACGCTCCCCCTCCCCCAGGCGGTACTCTCCCCCCATCCAGCGGCGCTACAGCCCTACTCCCCTGGGCCCACAGAAGAGAAGGCTATCGGGGTCTCCCCCTCCCAAATGCCTTTCCCCAATGCACAAGCGCCGTCCCTCCAGGTCCCCGAAGCGCAGGAGTCCCCCTCCCCAAAAGAGACGCacacctcctctccccacctctcccccccGACACAGGAGGAGCCCCATGCTCCCATCCAACCGGCCAGGCCGGGGCACGCGCTCCCCCCCTGCTGTTCACAGTAAccgcctctccccctcccctgccAACCGCGGTCGGGCCATGCGTGGGTCTGCTAGTCCTCAAGGGCGCTTTGACTCCTCGGGCACCTCTCCACCTGGCCAGAGGCGCCAGGTGTCCCCCTCACACAGCAACAGGGCAATCCGCAGGGTGTCCCGGACACCAGAGCCCCGCAAGAACCAGAG AGCCTCTCAGAGCCCCCAGCCTATGAGGAGAGCGTCATCAAGGTCACCGTCTGGTTCTCCTAAACCAGGAGCCTTGAAGCGGCCGGCCCCAGCCTCAGGCTTCCCCTCATCGGGCTGCTCGGCCAGTGGCTCGCCATCAGCCCCTCTGGCAAAGAAGGCCAGCAGCGGCTCTGGCAGCCCTTCTCCAAACAAG AATTCAGACACTGAGGCTGGAGGAAAGAAGAACAAAAAACATAAGAAGGAGAAGAAACATAAGAAGGACAAGAAGCACAAGAAACACAAGAAACACAAGAAGGAGAAGATTGGAGTGCTGGTGGCTGCTGGGGATGGCCAGGAGAACctggggatggaagaggatgtAGACTCCGACCATAAAAAG TGTCTTCTCTGCGCACAAATTGGGGAGTTGAGACATAAACAAG GAATCAGACAGTGA
- the LOC109894582 gene encoding serine/arginine repetitive matrix protein 1-like isoform X7, producing MMQINLTGFLNGKNAREFMRDLWPLLLSAQDNIAGIPSAFLEQKKEEIKQRQIEQEKLASLKKIDEKENRERESPRRRKSRSQSPRRRSPVKRERKRSHSRSPRRKPSPSSSPPLTAPAVTLVSVTLPQSTEEPQPEPDTSESAVPEPVIQEASSTSDLVKPHTVVVVPDSVMKVKEPSPGKASKKEERPKPREKDGRRDRPRHRSRSHSRRRPKSRSRSYSPRRRPSPRRRMSPRRRSPPRRGPPGPRHRRSRSPVRRRRSRSPSSGSSSSAPRSPQKAVKRTSTTPPRKQPRGHAADPSLSPSRRRAPNGSPPGKARRSASPRARKGRSSASPSRSAGSKKKLGSRNDSLSPVPKPRHSEASESEGATADPVQQRRQYRRQNRETSSDTGSSSSSEDEGSKRPGGGPAARNGNVRRRRSRSPSSPRRRHRDGSPRKRRSLSPGGRRSPPRRRRSPSPPRRRSPSPPPRRRSPSPRRYSPPIQRRYSPTPLGPQKRRLSGSPPPKCLSPMHKRRPSRSPKRRSPPPQKRRTPPLPTSPPRHRRSPMLPSNRPGRGTRSPPAVHSNRLSPSPANRGRAMRGSASPQGRFDSSGTSPPGQRRQVSPSHSNRAIRRVSRTPEPRKNQRASQSPQPMRRASSRSPSGSPKPGALKRPAPASGFPSSGCSASGSPSAPLAKKASSGSGSPSPNKNSDTEAGGKKNKKHKKEKKHKKDKKHKKHKKHKKEKIGVLVAAGDGQENLGMEEDVDSDHKK from the exons ATGATGCAGATCAACCTGACGGGCTTCCTGAATGGAAAGAATGCCAGAGAGTTTATGAGGGACCTGTGGCCTCTGCTGCTCAGTGCCCAGGACAACATTGCCGGTATCCCCTCTGCCTTCCTGGAACAGAAGAAAGAGGAGATCAAACAGAGACAG ATTGAGCAGGAGAAGCTTGCCTCTCTGAAGAAGATTGATGAGAAGgaaaacagagaaagggagagcccCAGAAG GAGGAAGTCAAGGTCACAGTCTCCACGGCGACGGTCtccagtgaagagagagagaaagcggagTCACTCCCGCTCCCCGAGGCGTAAGCCCAGTCCCAGCAGCTCCCCTCCACTAACAGCCCCAGCCGTCACCCTGGTCAGTGTTACATTGCCCCAGAGCACTGAGGAGCCCCAGCCAGAGCCAGACACCTCTGAGAGCGCCGTACCTGAGCCAGTCATTCAGGAGGCCTCTTCCACCAG TGATTTGGTGAAGCCGCACACTGTGGTTGTGGTACCTGACTCTGTGATGAAGGTCAAAGAACCCTCCCCAGGTAAGGCTTCTAAAAAGGAGGAGAGGCCCAAGCCCAGGGAGAAGGACGGCAGGAGGGACAGGCCCCGCCACCGCTCTCGCTCCCATTCCCGCAGACGACCTAAATCGCGGTCCAGATCTTACTCCCCACGCCGGAGGCCGAGCCCCAGGAGACGAATGTCCCCTCGTCGTAGGAGCCCCCCCAGACGTGGCCCCCCAGGCCCCAGACACAGGCGCAGTCGCTCCCCTGTCCGCAG GCGGCGCTCTCGCTCCCCATCCTCTGGGAGCAGCTCCTCCGCGCCTCGCTCACCTCAGAAGGCCGTGAAGAGAACGTCAACCACACCTCCTAGGAAACAGCCCCGCGGCCACGCAGCTGATCCCTCCCTCAGCCCCTCCAGGAGAAGAGCCCCCAATGGTAGCCCCCCTGGGAAGGCCCGACGCTCTGCCTCCCCTCGGGCTAGAAAGGGCCGGTCCTCAGCCTCCCCGTCCAGATCAGCTG GTTCAAAGAAGAAACTAGGATCAAGGAATGATTCACTGTCTCCTGTTCCAAAACCCAGGCATTCTGAGGCATCGGAATCAG AGGGGGCTACCGCAGATCCTGTGCAGCAGCGACGTCAGTATCGCAGGCAGAATCGGGAGACGTCTTCAG ATACTGGATCATCCTCCTCATCAGAGGACGAGGGGTCCAAGAGGCCGGGCGGAGGGCCAGCGGCGAGGAACGGGAATGTCAGGAGGAGGCGCAGtcgctccccctcctcccccaggaGACGACACAGGGACGGCTCCCCCAG AAAAAGACGCTCCCTCTCCCCTGGAGGCCGCCGATCTCCCCCACGCCGTCGCAGATCTCCCTCTCCTCCGAGACGCAG gtctccctctccacctcctcgcAGACGCTCCCCCTCCCCCAGGCGGTACTCTCCCCCCATCCAGCGGCGCTACAGCCCTACTCCCCTGGGCCCACAGAAGAGAAGGCTATCGGGGTCTCCCCCTCCCAAATGCCTTTCCCCAATGCACAAGCGCCGTCCCTCCAGGTCCCCGAAGCGCAGGAGTCCCCCTCCCCAAAAGAGACGCacacctcctctccccacctctcccccccGACACAGGAGGAGCCCCATGCTCCCATCCAACCGGCCAGGCCGGGGCACGCGCTCCCCCCCTGCTGTTCACAGTAAccgcctctccccctcccctgccAACCGCGGTCGGGCCATGCGTGGGTCTGCTAGTCCTCAAGGGCGCTTTGACTCCTCGGGCACCTCTCCACCTGGCCAGAGGCGCCAGGTGTCCCCCTCACACAGCAACAGGGCAATCCGCAGGGTGTCCCGGACACCAGAGCCCCGCAAGAACCAGAG AGCCTCTCAGAGCCCCCAGCCTATGAGGAGAGCGTCATCAAGGTCACCGTCTGGTTCTCCTAAACCAGGAGCCTTGAAGCGGCCGGCCCCAGCCTCAGGCTTCCCCTCATCGGGCTGCTCGGCCAGTGGCTCGCCATCAGCCCCTCTGGCAAAGAAGGCCAGCAGCGGCTCTGGCAGCCCTTCTCCAAACAAG AATTCAGACACTGAGGCTGGAGGAAAGAAGAACAAAAAACATAAGAAGGAGAAGAAACATAAGAAGGACAAGAAGCACAAGAAACACAAGAAACACAAGAAGGAGAAGATTGGAGTGCTGGTGGCTGCTGGGGATGGCCAGGAGAACctggggatggaagaggatgtAGACTCCGACCATAAAAAG TAG
- the LOC109894582 gene encoding serine/arginine repetitive matrix protein 1-like isoform X4, giving the protein MDAGFFRGTSAEQDNRFSNKQKKLLKQLKFAECLEKKVDMTKVNLEVIKPWITQRVTEILGFEDDVVIEFIFNQLEEKHPDSKMMQINLTGFLNGKNAREFMRDLWPLLLSAQDNIAGIPSAFLEQKKEEIKQRQIEQEKLASLKKIDEKENRERESPRRRKSRSQSPRRRSPVKRERKRSHSRSPRRKPSPSSSPPLTAPAVTLVSVTLPQSTEEPQPEPDTSESAVPEPVIQEASSTSDLVKPHTVVVVPDSVMKVKEPSPGKASKKEERPKPREKDGRRDRPRHRSRSHSRRRPKSRSRSYSPRRRPSPRRRMSPRRRSPPRRGPPGPRHRRSRSPVRRRRSRSPSSGSSSSAPRSPQKAVKRTSTTPPRKQPRGHAADPSLSPSRRRAPNGSPPGKARRSASPRARKGRSSASPSRSAGSKKKLGSRNDSLSPVPKPRHSEASESEGATADPVQQRRQYRRQNRETSSDTGSSSSSEDEGSKRPGGGPAARNGNVRRRRSRSPSSPRRRHRDGSPRKRRSLSPGGRRSPPRRRRSPSPPRRRSPSPPPRRRSPSPRRYSPPIQRRYSPTPLGPQKRRLSGSPPPKCLSPMHKRRPSRSPKRRSPPPQKRRTPPLPTSPPRHRRSPMLPSNRPGRGTRSPPAVHSNRLSPSPANRGRAMRGSASPQGRFDSSGTSPPGQRRQVSPSHSNRAIRRVSRTPEPRKNQRASQSPQPMRRASSRSPSGSPKPGALKRPAPASGFPSSGCSASGSPSAPLAKKASSGSGSPSPNKNSDTEAGGKKNKKHKKEKKHKKDKKHKKHKKHKKEKIGVLVAAGDGQENLGMEEDVDSDHKK; this is encoded by the exons ATGGACGCGGGATTCTTCCGC GGCACAAGTGCAGAACAGGACAATCGCTTCAGCAACAAGCAGAAGAAACTTCTAAAGCAACTGAAATTTGCAGAATGTCTGGAAAAGAAG GTGGATATGACCAAGGTGAACCTGGAAGTCATCAAACCTTGGATCACTCAGCGAGTGACGGAGATCCTGGGGTTCGAGGATGATGTCGTCATAGAATTCATATTTAACCAGCTAGAAGAAAAG CACCCGGACAGTAAGATGATGCAGATCAACCTGACGGGCTTCCTGAATGGAAAGAATGCCAGAGAGTTTATGAGGGACCTGTGGCCTCTGCTGCTCAGTGCCCAGGACAACATTGCCGGTATCCCCTCTGCCTTCCTGGAACAGAAGAAAGAGGAGATCAAACAGAGACAG ATTGAGCAGGAGAAGCTTGCCTCTCTGAAGAAGATTGATGAGAAGgaaaacagagaaagggagagcccCAGAAG GAGGAAGTCAAGGTCACAGTCTCCACGGCGACGGTCtccagtgaagagagagagaaagcggagTCACTCCCGCTCCCCGAGGCGTAAGCCCAGTCCCAGCAGCTCCCCTCCACTAACAGCCCCAGCCGTCACCCTGGTCAGTGTTACATTGCCCCAGAGCACTGAGGAGCCCCAGCCAGAGCCAGACACCTCTGAGAGCGCCGTACCTGAGCCAGTCATTCAGGAGGCCTCTTCCACCAG TGATTTGGTGAAGCCGCACACTGTGGTTGTGGTACCTGACTCTGTGATGAAGGTCAAAGAACCCTCCCCAGGTAAGGCTTCTAAAAAGGAGGAGAGGCCCAAGCCCAGGGAGAAGGACGGCAGGAGGGACAGGCCCCGCCACCGCTCTCGCTCCCATTCCCGCAGACGACCTAAATCGCGGTCCAGATCTTACTCCCCACGCCGGAGGCCGAGCCCCAGGAGACGAATGTCCCCTCGTCGTAGGAGCCCCCCCAGACGTGGCCCCCCAGGCCCCAGACACAGGCGCAGTCGCTCCCCTGTCCGCAG GCGGCGCTCTCGCTCCCCATCCTCTGGGAGCAGCTCCTCCGCGCCTCGCTCACCTCAGAAGGCCGTGAAGAGAACGTCAACCACACCTCCTAGGAAACAGCCCCGCGGCCACGCAGCTGATCCCTCCCTCAGCCCCTCCAGGAGAAGAGCCCCCAATGGTAGCCCCCCTGGGAAGGCCCGACGCTCTGCCTCCCCTCGGGCTAGAAAGGGCCGGTCCTCAGCCTCCCCGTCCAGATCAGCTG GTTCAAAGAAGAAACTAGGATCAAGGAATGATTCACTGTCTCCTGTTCCAAAACCCAGGCATTCTGAGGCATCGGAATCAG AGGGGGCTACCGCAGATCCTGTGCAGCAGCGACGTCAGTATCGCAGGCAGAATCGGGAGACGTCTTCAG ATACTGGATCATCCTCCTCATCAGAGGACGAGGGGTCCAAGAGGCCGGGCGGAGGGCCAGCGGCGAGGAACGGGAATGTCAGGAGGAGGCGCAGtcgctccccctcctcccccaggaGACGACACAGGGACGGCTCCCCCAG AAAAAGACGCTCCCTCTCCCCTGGAGGCCGCCGATCTCCCCCACGCCGTCGCAGATCTCCCTCTCCTCCGAGACGCAG gtctccctctccacctcctcgcAGACGCTCCCCCTCCCCCAGGCGGTACTCTCCCCCCATCCAGCGGCGCTACAGCCCTACTCCCCTGGGCCCACAGAAGAGAAGGCTATCGGGGTCTCCCCCTCCCAAATGCCTTTCCCCAATGCACAAGCGCCGTCCCTCCAGGTCCCCGAAGCGCAGGAGTCCCCCTCCCCAAAAGAGACGCacacctcctctccccacctctcccccccGACACAGGAGGAGCCCCATGCTCCCATCCAACCGGCCAGGCCGGGGCACGCGCTCCCCCCCTGCTGTTCACAGTAAccgcctctccccctcccctgccAACCGCGGTCGGGCCATGCGTGGGTCTGCTAGTCCTCAAGGGCGCTTTGACTCCTCGGGCACCTCTCCACCTGGCCAGAGGCGCCAGGTGTCCCCCTCACACAGCAACAGGGCAATCCGCAGGGTGTCCCGGACACCAGAGCCCCGCAAGAACCAGAG AGCCTCTCAGAGCCCCCAGCCTATGAGGAGAGCGTCATCAAGGTCACCGTCTGGTTCTCCTAAACCAGGAGCCTTGAAGCGGCCGGCCCCAGCCTCAGGCTTCCCCTCATCGGGCTGCTCGGCCAGTGGCTCGCCATCAGCCCCTCTGGCAAAGAAGGCCAGCAGCGGCTCTGGCAGCCCTTCTCCAAACAAG AATTCAGACACTGAGGCTGGAGGAAAGAAGAACAAAAAACATAAGAAGGAGAAGAAACATAAGAAGGACAAGAAGCACAAGAAACACAAGAAACACAAGAAGGAGAAGATTGGAGTGCTGGTGGCTGCTGGGGATGGCCAGGAGAACctggggatggaagaggatgtAGACTCCGACCATAAAAAG TAG